The following are encoded together in the Mycteria americana isolate JAX WOST 10 ecotype Jacksonville Zoo and Gardens chromosome 2, USCA_MyAme_1.0, whole genome shotgun sequence genome:
- the TMEM74 gene encoding transmembrane protein 74, translating to MACMELLYLAEESRQGPLGTTAGWSLPSSPYEQQQQQCEGGEVDPRAAAAVAALHCERHCKPSQRGPVAEPRPAPQPSPPGTSPRGHPAPPGTSQPCHPPERLPGEEDGGKKKACCCAQELETSFTYVDENVNLEHARSPPSPTGSRCQDAPLQQRSCRELPPEWVHDSPSLVSEEDDAASEVAAGKSVDYGFISAILFLVSGILLVIISYVVPRDVTVDPNTVAAREMERLENESARIGAHLDRCVIAGLCLLTLGGVVLSSLLMMSMWKGELYRRSRFASSKESAKLYGSFNFRMKSGANDNMLELSLVEEDVLAVDN from the coding sequence ATGGCTTGCATGGAGCTTCTCTACCTGGCcgaggagagcaggcaggggccCCTGGGCACCACTGCCGGCTGGAGCCTGCCATCCTCTCCCtacgagcagcagcagcagcagtgtgaggGGGGTGAGGTGGACCCCAGAGCAGCCGCTGCCGTGGCAGCCCTGCACTGTGAAAGGCATTGCAAGCCCTCACAGAGGGGCCCTGTGGCTGAGCCCCGCCCggcaccccagccctcccccccgGGCACCTCTCCCCGggggcaccctgcaccccccggcacctcccagccctgccacccaccCGAGCGCTTGCCCGGGGAAGAGGatggagggaagaagaaagcctgctgctgtgcccagGAACTCGAGACATCATTCACCTACGTGGATGAAAATGTAAACCTGGAGCATGCAAGAAGTCCCCCCAGTCCTACAGGCAGCCGCTGCCAGGACGCCCCTCTGCAGCAGCGTTCCTGCAGGGAGCTGCCACCTGAGTGGGTGCACGATTCTCCTTCCTTAGTCTCTGAGGAGGACGACGCTGCCTCGGAGGTGGCAGCCGGGAAATCCGTGGACTACGGGTTCATTAGTGCCATTTTGTTCCTGGTTAGTGGCATTTTGCTGGTGATCATTTCCTACGTGGTGCCCAGAGATGTGACTGTGGATCCCAACACTGTAGCTGCCCGGGAGATGGAGAGGCTGGAGAACGAGAGCGCTAGGATCGGGGCTCACTTGGACCGCTGTGTTATCGCTGGGCTGTGTCTCTTAACCCTGGGGGGAGTGGTGCTCTCCAGCCTGCTGATGATGTCCATGTGGAAAGGGGAGCTGTACCGGAGGAGCAGGTTTGCATCCTCCAAGGAGTCTGCGAAGCTCTATGGGTCTTTCAATTTCAGAATGAAGTCTGGTGCAAACGATAATATGCTCGAGCTGTCGTTAGTTGAGGAAGATGTGCTTGCCGTAGATAATTAG